The Bacteroidota bacterium genome window below encodes:
- a CDS encoding TonB-dependent receptor: MRRIVPILIILFTISNFANAQHTVSGIVSDKADVTLLHEGVTVYIPELNKSDISKEGGTYILTNVGIGTVHIRFSKEGYQTEVRTISTSDSAVVINVELVRSILSPEVTTQTSFHNQLPMNSILPVAVYSTKELSKHGSIDVISSLAYNPESEVISDGNGNTHLSIHGSGINRVGYFVEGTMLESNFWDDYYSPGINFNGIENIEVVSSAASSILGSGSFGVVILQDERTPITGKKTGDVKLRFNSNTVGLDGQAGFKGSSAKGLFYSLRFGFQSETSYIQGGDSTKVVNTEERAFASNSKFNSSDVKATIGLNKKWGMSKITLSSLTHKNGIIEIPEEAQNLADGIERDRKISTPYQEVQNNLFRSTTTLFVKKSLIAIDLSYQMNENKTFMNNFENVIENTDGLDLAAINYNIRYASNPLKKFAFNIGAGGNMKEVNNKGTFSRIPDAKESGQRGFANINYTWKRFLIQGSAQAIMKNVELKTYKGLNDTSSSRSAINFKDDYLSINSSGSISYQPLKFLTFKIGAASGSETPNYLQLANYSLHTRKNRFEIGDLSLKQESNLQYDLNIKLEFPAIAIEMKGFSNMIKDYIYAFDSGIDTILPIDSNQVDTFNIFRYDQADASINGVEIGVTINPPAAKWIKLQLSYSMLEGKFDGAGYLPEIPSNKLTAALTIKSEKMNYLYKPFLTLAARNYSERTNIASTEKTSESYLLMDFHLGGSFRWGNQFFDLTISANNVLNTNFYNQYSLLRNLGTNGVEDMGRNVSVQLHVPFGLGK, encoded by the coding sequence ATGAGAAGAATTGTACCAATACTGATTATACTATTCACAATATCCAATTTTGCTAATGCACAACATACTGTCAGTGGTATAGTTTCTGACAAAGCAGATGTAACACTTTTGCATGAAGGTGTTACAGTATATATACCGGAGTTAAACAAATCCGATATTTCAAAAGAAGGTGGTACGTATATTTTAACCAATGTCGGTATCGGTACTGTGCACATACGATTTTCGAAAGAAGGTTATCAGACTGAAGTAAGAACGATTTCAACTTCCGACAGTGCTGTCGTAATTAACGTTGAACTTGTTAGATCCATTCTTTCTCCGGAAGTAACTACGCAGACTAGTTTTCATAACCAGCTGCCTATGAATTCTATTTTACCTGTTGCCGTATATTCAACTAAAGAACTTTCAAAACATGGCTCGATCGATGTGATAAGTTCACTGGCATATAATCCCGAATCAGAAGTGATCTCAGACGGAAATGGAAATACACATTTGTCCATCCACGGCTCCGGAATAAATCGTGTAGGATATTTTGTAGAAGGAACTATGCTGGAAAGTAATTTTTGGGATGATTATTATTCACCCGGAATTAATTTCAACGGAATAGAAAATATTGAAGTTGTAAGTAGTGCAGCTTCTTCCATACTCGGTTCAGGATCTTTTGGTGTTGTCATTCTGCAGGATGAGCGAACACCGATTACAGGGAAGAAAACAGGAGATGTAAAACTTCGTTTCAATTCGAATACTGTTGGTTTAGACGGACAGGCAGGTTTTAAGGGTTCGTCGGCAAAAGGGCTGTTTTACTCTTTGAGATTTGGCTTTCAATCAGAGACAAGTTATATTCAAGGTGGAGATTCAACAAAGGTGGTCAACACGGAAGAGCGTGCCTTTGCCTCTAACAGCAAATTCAATTCTTCTGATGTAAAAGCAACAATCGGTTTAAATAAAAAATGGGGAATGAGTAAAATTACTTTATCATCTCTGACACATAAAAATGGAATAATAGAAATACCTGAAGAAGCTCAGAACCTGGCAGACGGAATAGAAAGAGATCGGAAAATTTCAACTCCATATCAGGAAGTGCAAAATAATCTGTTCAGGTCTACTACAACTCTCTTTGTAAAAAAATCTTTGATTGCAATTGATCTTTCCTATCAGATGAATGAAAATAAAACATTCATGAACAATTTTGAAAACGTAATTGAGAATACTGATGGGCTCGATCTTGCAGCGATAAATTACAACATCCGGTATGCAAGCAATCCGTTAAAGAAATTTGCTTTCAATATAGGTGCTGGAGGGAACATGAAAGAAGTTAACAACAAAGGTACCTTCAGCCGGATTCCTGATGCAAAGGAATCGGGACAAAGAGGCTTTGCTAATATAAATTATACATGGAAGAGATTTTTAATTCAAGGTTCGGCGCAGGCAATAATGAAAAATGTTGAATTGAAAACATATAAAGGTTTAAACGATACATCTTCATCACGCTCAGCAATAAATTTTAAGGACGATTATTTATCAATCAATTCATCAGGTTCAATTTCCTATCAGCCTTTGAAGTTTTTAACTTTCAAGATCGGAGCCGCGTCAGGATCTGAAACACCAAATTATCTTCAGCTCGCGAATTATTCATTACATACGAGAAAGAATAGATTTGAGATAGGAGATCTGTCTTTGAAACAAGAATCAAATCTGCAATATGATCTGAATATAAAGCTGGAATTTCCTGCTATTGCAATAGAGATGAAAGGATTTTCAAACATGATCAAAGATTACATTTATGCATTTGATTCAGGTATTGATACAATTCTCCCGATAGATTCAAATCAGGTTGATACGTTTAATATATTCAGATATGATCAGGCAGATGCTTCGATCAACGGAGTAGAAATTGGAGTTACGATAAATCCACCAGCTGCAAAATGGATAAAACTTCAGCTTTCATATAGCATGTTGGAAGGAAAATTTGATGGTGCAGGATATTTACCCGAAATTCCTTCCAACAAATTAACTGCTGCTCTTACAATCAAAAGTGAAAAGATGAATTATCTGTACAAACCATTTTTAACCCTGGCAGCAAGAAATTATTCAGAAAGAACCAACATTGCATCAACTGAAAAAACGAGTGAAAGTTATTTACTAATGGATTTTCATTTAGGTGGAAGTTTCCGTTGGGGAAATCAATTTTTTGACCTGACGATCTCTGCAAATAACGTTTTGAATACTAATTTCTACAATCAATATTCTTTGCTTCGCAATCTGGGTACAAATGGAGTTGAGGATATGGGAAGAAATGTATCAGTTCAATTGCATGTTCCTTTCGGACTTGGGAAATAG
- a CDS encoding S41 family peptidase produces the protein MIKYAYVDTVDSKRLTEDALRAMVKDLDPPSVYIPVEEMREMNEPLVGRFEGIGVQFNIHEDTILVTQPIPGGPSEKLGIRAGDRIVKIDGKGVANVKITNNDVFKKLRGDKGTKVIVSIYRRGLTDLIDYTITRDQIPIFSLDAAYMVTPTIGYIKISRFADSTVDEFKAALAKLKKSGLESLILDLQGNGGGYLNRAVELSDEFLSEGKKIVFTRGRTSPPEDYNSSVIGGWEKGKLAILVDESSASASEIVSGAVQDWDRGLIIGRRSFGKGLVQKPFQLPDGSAIRLTVAHYYTPSGRNIQKPYKLGEEDEYELDFSNRVKSGELFSADSVKFEDSTNYYTNSKRLVKGGGGIMPDLFVPLDTSNNSTFYTDLLRKGVLGDFSLTYTDNHRAELLKKYPNIEAFKSTFVLDDKLFGEFLAAGEKAGVKKDDAGLKTSEAALRIQLKALLARNLWDTNAYFEVINDLNNALKKAIDAINGNTFEKMKIAAK, from the coding sequence TTGATTAAATATGCATACGTCGACACGGTAGATTCTAAAAGACTTACTGAGGATGCATTAAGAGCAATGGTTAAAGATCTTGATCCGCCTTCAGTTTATATTCCTGTTGAAGAAATGCGGGAAATGAATGAGCCTTTGGTGGGAAGGTTTGAGGGCATCGGAGTTCAGTTCAATATCCATGAGGATACAATTCTTGTAACTCAACCTATTCCCGGTGGTCCTTCTGAAAAATTAGGCATTCGTGCCGGAGACAGAATTGTCAAGATCGATGGAAAAGGTGTTGCCAATGTTAAGATCACTAATAATGATGTCTTCAAAAAACTCAGAGGTGATAAAGGTACAAAGGTTATTGTGAGTATTTATCGTCGTGGTCTTACAGACTTGATCGATTATACAATTACACGCGATCAGATTCCAATTTTTTCACTTGACGCTGCATATATGGTAACACCAACAATAGGTTATATAAAAATTTCCAGATTTGCTGATTCTACAGTTGATGAATTCAAAGCAGCACTTGCAAAACTTAAGAAGAGTGGGCTTGAAAGTCTTATTCTTGATCTACAAGGAAACGGTGGCGGATATCTGAACAGAGCAGTAGAACTGTCTGATGAATTTTTATCGGAAGGAAAAAAGATAGTTTTCACCCGTGGTCGTACAAGTCCGCCGGAAGATTATAATTCATCAGTGATCGGTGGCTGGGAAAAAGGAAAGCTTGCCATTCTTGTAGATGAATCTTCAGCTTCAGCGAGTGAAATCGTTTCAGGAGCAGTTCAGGATTGGGATAGAGGACTGATTATAGGTCGACGTTCATTCGGAAAAGGTCTTGTTCAAAAACCATTTCAATTGCCTGATGGTTCTGCAATCCGTTTAACGGTTGCACATTATTACACACCTTCAGGTAGAAATATTCAGAAACCGTATAAGTTGGGTGAAGAAGACGAATACGAACTGGATTTCTCAAATCGGGTTAAAAGTGGTGAATTATTCAGTGCTGACAGTGTGAAATTTGAGGATTCAACAAACTATTATACCAATTCAAAAAGGCTTGTGAAAGGTGGCGGTGGTATTATGCCGGATCTTTTCGTACCTTTAGATACGAGTAACAATTCAACCTTCTATACTGACTTGTTACGAAAAGGAGTTTTAGGTGATTTTAGTTTGACTTATACAGATAATCACCGTGCAGAATTACTTAAGAAGTATCCGAACATTGAAGCTTTCAAAAGCACTTTTGTTCTTGATGATAAGTTATTCGGTGAATTTCTTGCTGCCGGTGAAAAAGCCGGTGTGAAGAAAGATGATGCCGGATTAAAAACTTCCGAAGCTGCATTGAGAATTCAACTGAAAGCATTACTTGCCAGAAATCTCTGGGATACAAATGCATATTTTGAAGTGATAAATGATTTGAATAATGCATTAAAGAAAGCGATTGATGCTATCAATGGAAATACATTTGAAAAAATGAAAATTGCAGCTAAATAA
- a CDS encoding aminoacetone oxidase family FAD-binding enzyme encodes MRKKIAVIGAGAAGFFGAIRMKSLLPHATVIVFEKSNKMLAKVKVSGGGRCNVTHSCFEVSQLIKNYPRGSKELRQAFMQFACGDTVNWFFDRGVELKTESDGRMFPVTNDSQTIIDCLMEEAETSGVQFSLGSNIKKIAGKNNQIELTFDNDDSELFDAVLIATGGHPNKSGFNWMFSTNHSIVDPVPSLFTFNFRDKTISALMGISVPDAQVKIVGTKLEYSGPLLITHWGISGPAVLKLSSFAARQLAAMKYEFSVAVNWINKKEGDVRDLILQVKAKYPKRTLFRLNEIELPKRLWEYILYKLKIDGEQIIGNISKDTLNRIVNTLVNDQYEVKGKTTFKEEFVTCGGIDLSEVDFKTMESKLIPNLFKNDEKNCTNTDYTIHNIQFC; translated from the coding sequence TTGAGAAAAAAAATCGCTGTCATAGGTGCCGGAGCTGCCGGATTTTTTGGTGCCATCAGAATGAAAAGTCTGTTGCCACATGCCACAGTCATCGTCTTTGAAAAGAGCAACAAAATGCTTGCAAAAGTAAAAGTCAGTGGTGGCGGAAGATGCAATGTTACTCACTCGTGCTTTGAAGTATCTCAATTGATAAAGAATTATCCTCGTGGATCAAAAGAACTTCGTCAGGCATTCATGCAGTTTGCTTGTGGAGATACAGTAAACTGGTTCTTCGATCGAGGAGTAGAATTGAAAACAGAATCGGATGGCCGCATGTTTCCGGTCACAAATGATTCACAGACCATTATTGATTGCCTGATGGAGGAAGCAGAAACTTCAGGTGTTCAGTTTTCACTTGGAAGCAACATAAAAAAGATAGCCGGCAAAAACAATCAGATTGAACTGACTTTTGACAACGATGATTCAGAGCTCTTCGATGCTGTACTTATCGCAACCGGTGGACATCCGAATAAATCCGGTTTCAATTGGATGTTTTCAACAAATCACAGTATTGTTGATCCTGTTCCGTCGCTCTTTACATTTAATTTCAGGGATAAAACAATTTCAGCATTAATGGGCATAAGTGTACCGGACGCGCAGGTAAAGATCGTTGGTACAAAACTGGAATATAGTGGTCCGTTATTGATAACCCATTGGGGAATCAGCGGTCCGGCCGTACTTAAACTAAGTTCATTCGCAGCACGGCAATTAGCAGCAATGAAATATGAATTTTCAGTTGCAGTCAACTGGATCAATAAAAAGGAAGGGGATGTGAGAGACCTCATTCTACAAGTGAAAGCAAAATATCCAAAGCGAACACTTTTCAGACTCAATGAAATTGAATTGCCTAAACGATTATGGGAATATATATTATACAAATTGAAAATTGACGGCGAACAGATCATCGGAAATATTTCGAAGGATACTTTAAACCGAATAGTGAATACGCTCGTGAATGATCAGTATGAGGTTAAGGGAAAAACAACTTTCAAAGAAGAATTTGTGACTTGTGGCGGAATAGACTTATCAGAAGTAGATTTCAAAACAATGGAAAGCAAACTGATACCGAATTTATTTAAGAATGATGAGAAGAATTGTACCAATACTGATTATACTATTCACAATATCCAATTTTGCTAA